One window of Thiomicrorhabdus lithotrophica genomic DNA carries:
- a CDS encoding ATP-binding protein — MKSLQHQLSVMLGLSVVLVFLLFWWLSITTIHKVTEDYVLTRLSHDSDAIVKNLHLKDDRWFLDNENLEPIYSQANSGHYFVVKVAEQTFRSLSLNQYPLFLPKLKGDEPNELVYETLGPLMEQGQEVKMPKLLVYASKKIKNNQTITLYVAEDHSPIQESLNRFDWLFGTFALVTLVILYLLQKWVLQRTFKQLTPLERQLKELEFTHQLNIDQNQYPKEVASLIEALRYALNQAGKQLKTSRQSNANLSHALKTPLNLAFQILEQIQLDSSKENLKRVEKQVQEQLSKIYQLIERELRKARIASDAPLLNRFDFETDFQELVLTLKQLNQNKAIQVEINFSKLPGLVIEKEDGFELFGNLLDNSYKWAKSNIVISSELNANVLSLIVEDDGPGVTDDDLNSIQARGFRADETTPGHGIGLSIVKDLVEAYSGEIEFSHSNLGGLKIKLDFKTH; from the coding sequence ATGAAGTCTCTGCAGCATCAATTATCGGTCATGTTAGGCTTGAGTGTTGTTTTGGTATTTCTACTGTTTTGGTGGTTATCTATTACGACGATTCATAAGGTAACTGAAGATTATGTGTTGACCCGTTTAAGCCACGATAGTGATGCCATCGTAAAAAATCTTCACCTTAAAGATGATAGATGGTTTCTAGATAATGAAAATCTGGAACCTATTTACTCTCAAGCCAATTCTGGACATTACTTTGTGGTAAAAGTGGCAGAACAAACTTTTCGCTCCTTGTCACTAAATCAATACCCATTATTTTTACCAAAATTAAAAGGTGATGAACCCAATGAGCTCGTATATGAAACATTAGGTCCATTAATGGAACAGGGTCAGGAAGTAAAAATGCCTAAGCTGTTAGTCTACGCCAGCAAAAAAATTAAAAACAACCAAACCATTACATTATATGTTGCTGAAGATCATTCACCTATTCAAGAGAGCTTAAACCGATTTGATTGGCTATTTGGGACCTTTGCCCTAGTTACATTGGTCATACTCTATCTATTACAAAAGTGGGTTTTACAACGTACGTTTAAACAGTTAACGCCTTTAGAAAGACAGTTAAAAGAGTTAGAGTTTACTCATCAATTGAATATTGATCAGAATCAATACCCTAAAGAGGTGGCTTCATTAATAGAGGCTTTACGTTATGCATTGAATCAAGCAGGTAAGCAGTTAAAAACTTCACGCCAGTCAAATGCCAATTTGTCTCATGCGCTTAAAACACCCTTAAATTTGGCCTTTCAAATTTTAGAACAAATTCAGTTAGATTCTTCTAAAGAAAACTTAAAACGAGTAGAAAAACAAGTACAAGAACAGTTAAGCAAAATCTATCAGTTAATTGAACGAGAATTGAGAAAAGCCCGTATTGCTTCAGATGCACCTTTATTAAACCGGTTTGATTTTGAGACGGATTTTCAAGAGCTTGTTTTGACATTAAAACAACTTAATCAAAACAAAGCGATTCAAGTAGAAATTAATTTTTCAAAGTTACCAGGCCTGGTAATTGAAAAAGAAGATGGGTTTGAATTGTTTGGTAATTTATTAGATAACTCATATAAGTGGGCAAAATCTAATATTGTGATTTCATCAGAGCTGAATGCCAATGTATTGTCTCTGATTGTGGAAGATGATGGGCCAGGTGTGACTGATGATGATTTGAACTCAATTCAGGCAAGAGGGTTTCGTGCAGATGAAACTACGCCTGGTCATGGTATTGGGTTATCTATCGTTAAAGATCTGGTAGAAGCCTATTCAGGTGAAATTGAATTTTCACATTCTAATTTAGGCGGCTTAAAGATTAAACTGGATTTTAAAACGCATTAG
- a CDS encoding TolC family protein gives MKTLRAFSFVSLLSAGFVLSLPAHAATYSDLLKNVLANQPEQAILQGYDALESSASESKKSWFSGNTNLIIAHENDSLTGDLDKQKWQIGAEVPLWLPGQRQSQKNLAVGFGELNTNQASVLKLQASALLRDLVWQYRQAQVKTKLAQQSVEQAQKLQKLITVLVNVGEKPKIDALLADKALLAAQSNLLMVENEFTTAQNRYQYWTKTNDLPKPLVEKLVKFDLDNHPALNQLNAQLTVLNAEYQNLKATQKDNPVFSFGGFQEDDQGMSPNTSLYAQISYPIGSNPTKKVETAKHKTTVLQKEAEIKRFELELKNQLFAAEQKVSVSKQQLNLIDKEMQLAAQTLKLATQTYKAGESNIQTLVNAQQQFLDSKLQQALTQIELTTAIAHRNQIAGVSL, from the coding sequence ATGAAAACTCTTCGCGCTTTTAGCTTTGTTAGTCTCCTTTCTGCAGGCTTTGTATTAAGTCTTCCTGCACATGCAGCAACCTATTCTGATTTATTAAAAAATGTATTGGCTAATCAGCCTGAACAAGCTATTTTACAAGGTTATGATGCGCTTGAATCTAGCGCTTCGGAAAGTAAAAAAAGTTGGTTTTCAGGTAACACAAACCTAATCATCGCGCATGAAAACGATAGCTTAACCGGTGATTTAGATAAGCAAAAATGGCAAATTGGTGCTGAAGTGCCTTTATGGTTACCAGGCCAGAGACAGAGTCAAAAAAATCTTGCTGTAGGCTTTGGTGAGTTAAATACTAACCAGGCCTCGGTATTAAAATTACAAGCTTCGGCGCTGTTACGTGATTTAGTTTGGCAGTATCGTCAGGCACAAGTAAAAACCAAATTAGCACAACAATCTGTTGAACAAGCCCAAAAGCTTCAGAAGCTAATCACCGTTTTAGTGAATGTTGGTGAGAAGCCAAAGATTGATGCTTTATTGGCAGACAAAGCATTATTAGCTGCGCAGTCAAACTTGTTAATGGTTGAAAACGAATTTACAACCGCACAAAATCGCTATCAGTATTGGACAAAGACGAATGACTTACCTAAGCCTCTAGTGGAAAAGTTAGTTAAGTTTGACTTAGACAATCATCCGGCACTTAATCAGTTAAACGCACAACTAACCGTGTTGAATGCTGAATATCAAAACCTTAAGGCAACGCAAAAAGATAATCCTGTTTTCTCTTTTGGTGGTTTTCAAGAAGATGATCAAGGCATGTCTCCAAATACCTCTTTATATGCACAAATTTCTTACCCAATTGGAAGTAACCCAACTAAAAAAGTAGAAACGGCTAAGCACAAAACCACTGTTTTGCAGAAAGAAGCGGAAATTAAACGTTTTGAGTTGGAACTGAAGAACCAATTGTTTGCTGCGGAGCAGAAGGTCAGTGTATCTAAACAACAATTAAACTTGATTGATAAAGAGATGCAACTGGCTGCTCAAACTTTAAAGCTAGCTACTCAGACTTATAAAGCCGGTGAAAGTAATATCCAAACATTAGTAAATGCGCAACAACAGTTTTTAGACAGCAAATTACAGCAAGCATTAACACAAATTGAACTTACAACAGCGATTGCTCATCGCAACCAAATTGCAGGAGTATCTCTATAA
- a CDS encoding efflux RND transporter periplasmic adaptor subunit, with amino-acid sequence MQISYLLKSNAILKSTKLSTFAKNITVAIALTTSLFVNASQASNTGLPEIKLTPDQMKALAIETDALKPVSSYPSIEYVAQSIVPLNQRYAVTMPVDGQVLELLHFHGNVKKGDVIATIYSAELLKMQSALIATLADYQAEMSALNRAKKLSQTGAVSSKQRQQLEANVKKLAQTKSQQKLELISIGMDLELVEQLESTQKLQSAELMIKAPVSGELFDVQVQLGQRLMMQDALIYIATIDPIVIDVEVPIEQSKQIIDGQTVSLTNTDLTGLVYHMADFVNPRTQSVEVHTRFDNPDFSIKPGQTFKLQFNFEQEAFKTLIGALTVVDNQTIIFVQQAEQIKAVAIKVLQTQNGLVYFAPLQAGTLSSQTMVVVHGASSLKNSLMAEEGEE; translated from the coding sequence ATGCAAATTTCTTACCTTCTAAAATCGAACGCAATTCTTAAGTCTACTAAGTTATCTACTTTTGCAAAAAATATAACTGTTGCGATTGCATTAACAACCAGTCTGTTTGTAAACGCTTCACAAGCTTCTAATACTGGGTTACCAGAGATTAAGTTAACGCCTGATCAGATGAAGGCCTTAGCTATTGAAACAGACGCTTTAAAACCTGTTTCAAGCTATCCAAGCATAGAATATGTTGCACAAAGCATTGTGCCATTAAATCAACGTTATGCAGTAACAATGCCAGTTGATGGTCAAGTGTTAGAGCTGTTGCATTTTCATGGTAACGTTAAAAAGGGCGACGTTATTGCAACGATTTACAGTGCAGAATTGTTAAAAATGCAAAGTGCTTTGATTGCTACATTGGCTGATTACCAAGCGGAAATGTCGGCGTTAAATCGTGCTAAAAAGTTGAGCCAAACAGGTGCTGTTTCCAGTAAGCAACGTCAGCAGTTAGAAGCGAATGTTAAAAAGCTAGCTCAAACCAAATCTCAGCAAAAGTTAGAGTTAATTTCTATTGGTATGGATTTAGAATTAGTCGAGCAATTAGAGTCAACACAAAAACTGCAGTCGGCTGAGCTAATGATTAAAGCCCCTGTGTCTGGTGAGTTATTTGATGTACAAGTTCAATTAGGTCAACGTTTAATGATGCAAGATGCGCTAATTTATATCGCAACGATTGATCCCATCGTAATTGATGTTGAAGTACCGATTGAGCAGTCTAAGCAAATTATTGATGGTCAAACAGTTAGTTTAACCAATACCGATTTAACAGGCCTGGTCTATCACATGGCAGATTTTGTCAATCCAAGAACACAGTCTGTAGAAGTGCATACTCGTTTTGATAATCCTGATTTTTCAATTAAACCTGGGCAAACGTTTAAATTGCAATTTAACTTTGAGCAAGAGGCTTTTAAAACTCTGATTGGTGCGTTAACTGTAGTAGATAACCAAACCATTATTTTTGTTCAACAAGCAGAACAAATTAAGGCTGTAGCCATTAAAGTCTTACAGACTCAAAACGGTTTAGTCTATTTCGCTCCCTTGCAAGCTGGAACTCTAAGCTCACAAACTATGGTTGTTGTTCATGGCGCATCTAGCCTTAAAAATAGTCTGATGGCAGAAGAGGGTGAGGAATAG
- a CDS encoding efflux RND transporter permease subunit: MNRLIQFFLTQRIFVLLVIFALISGGWMAFQKTPIDAFPDVSPVQVKMIFKAPGMTPTEVEQRVIAPLEQELLGIQKVTLLRSLAKYAIADITLDFEEGADIYWARQLVAERLSGVDLPKGVMGGMAPLSTPLSDIFMFTIDGDSLNNMEKRDLLDWVIRPALRSVPGVADVNALGGLVRIFAVKPDFNQLQAFEISLATLIDKIETHNQNDGAGRVNQGEEVLLVRTPGNLTNIADIENIIVEYEGNRPVYVKDLAKIEIDSLYRNGAVTQNAQEAVQGIVMALKGANARDVIAGVEARLVDVQRALPEGITLEVFYNRNDLITQAIETVSGALTEAVILVIIVLLIFLGNLRAALTVALILPLAALLTFILMKEFGLSANLMSLGGLAIAVGMLVDAAVVVVENIVTHQEKDKAGLPKLHIIYRAVQEVSVPVISGILIIMTVFLPLLTLEGLEGKLFVPVALTIIFALGSALILSLTIIPTLASFMLGKPSHKEPWLVEKLLKVYRPALTWSLDNSKKVISIALVGLLFAGFVYTQVGKTFIPEMDEGYIIVQVEKLPSISLKETLVMDKQVQNHLLEKIPEIDRIIARVGSDELGLDPMSLNDTDSFLVLKPKEEWRMNSKEELIDEIRTSLEHHFPGVNFAFTQPIQMRVDEMLTGARGDVAIKIFGDDPAQLNEVAKTLVETVSKIEGAEDVFTPKNEGLRYLQLDINREMAGKLGLSVNDVQTILRTQINGLEAGIIYQGIRRIPLMVRAPEAYKSSKQEMLQQPIALDDGTTVLLSQLVNANEVEGPVSIQREQSKRFAVVVSNVKGRDLVGFVEEAKLKAAEMKIPAGYYFEWGGKFENQQRAAAKLAIVVPIALILIFIILFSTFKSVSQATMILTNVPFALIGGISALWITGEYLSVPASVGFIALLGIAVLNGVVMISYFNQLAATGLSITEVVMEGAMRRLRPVLMTASIAALGLVPLVFATGPGSEIQRPLAIVVIGGLISSTLLTLLILPIFYRLFGQGTQLNYLKKGG; encoded by the coding sequence ATGAATAGATTAATTCAGTTTTTTCTCACCCAGCGTATATTTGTGCTGTTAGTGATTTTTGCCCTAATTTCGGGTGGTTGGATGGCGTTTCAAAAAACGCCTATTGATGCCTTTCCTGATGTTTCTCCAGTACAGGTGAAAATGATTTTTAAAGCGCCTGGTATGACACCAACGGAAGTAGAGCAGCGTGTTATCGCGCCACTTGAACAAGAGCTGTTGGGTATTCAAAAGGTGACCTTGTTGCGCTCTTTGGCTAAATACGCCATTGCTGACATCACGTTAGATTTTGAAGAAGGTGCAGACATTTACTGGGCGCGCCAACTGGTGGCAGAGCGGTTAAGTGGTGTTGATTTGCCTAAGGGTGTAATGGGTGGAATGGCGCCTTTATCTACGCCGTTGAGTGATATTTTCATGTTTACCATTGATGGTGATTCACTTAACAATATGGAAAAACGTGATTTATTGGATTGGGTTATTCGTCCAGCGTTACGTTCAGTACCGGGAGTGGCAGATGTAAACGCGTTGGGTGGTTTGGTTCGTATATTCGCTGTTAAGCCCGATTTTAATCAGCTACAAGCGTTTGAGATTTCGCTAGCTACGTTAATTGATAAAATTGAAACACATAACCAAAACGATGGTGCAGGTCGTGTTAATCAAGGTGAAGAAGTTCTATTAGTTAGAACGCCTGGTAATTTAACCAATATTGCTGATATTGAAAATATCATCGTCGAATATGAGGGTAATCGTCCTGTTTATGTAAAAGATTTAGCTAAAATAGAAATAGACTCTTTATATCGTAATGGTGCAGTAACTCAAAATGCTCAAGAAGCTGTTCAGGGTATTGTTATGGCGCTTAAAGGTGCTAACGCTAGGGATGTTATTGCTGGCGTAGAAGCACGCCTTGTAGATGTGCAGCGTGCATTGCCTGAAGGTATTACTCTAGAGGTGTTTTACAATCGTAATGACCTGATCACTCAAGCGATTGAAACGGTTTCAGGCGCTTTAACCGAAGCTGTAATATTGGTAATTATTGTCTTACTGATCTTTTTAGGGAATTTACGTGCTGCTTTAACCGTTGCTTTGATTTTACCGCTGGCGGCTTTGCTTACCTTTATTTTGATGAAAGAGTTTGGATTATCTGCCAACTTAATGTCTTTAGGAGGTTTAGCGATAGCGGTAGGAATGCTGGTTGATGCGGCCGTAGTGGTGGTAGAAAACATCGTGACCCATCAAGAAAAAGACAAAGCCGGGTTACCTAAATTACATATTATTTACCGAGCAGTGCAAGAGGTTTCTGTGCCGGTAATCTCGGGTATTTTAATTATTATGACGGTATTTTTGCCGTTGTTAACGCTAGAAGGTTTAGAGGGTAAGTTATTTGTACCAGTTGCCTTAACCATTATTTTTGCTTTGGGTAGCGCTCTAATCCTGTCTCTAACCATTATTCCAACTTTAGCTTCATTCATGCTAGGCAAGCCGAGTCATAAAGAACCATGGTTAGTTGAAAAGTTGCTTAAAGTGTATAGACCAGCCCTAACCTGGAGTTTAGATAACAGTAAGAAAGTGATTTCAATTGCCCTGGTTGGTCTGCTGTTCGCAGGATTTGTTTACACCCAAGTAGGTAAAACGTTTATTCCAGAAATGGATGAGGGTTACATCATTGTTCAGGTTGAAAAGTTGCCATCGATCAGTCTTAAAGAGACATTGGTAATGGATAAACAGGTTCAAAATCATCTGCTTGAAAAAATTCCTGAGATTGATCGTATTATTGCACGAGTAGGTTCGGATGAGCTTGGTTTAGATCCCATGTCTTTAAACGATACCGACAGTTTTTTAGTGTTAAAGCCAAAAGAAGAGTGGCGAATGAACTCTAAAGAAGAACTGATTGATGAGATTCGTACCAGTTTAGAACATCATTTTCCGGGTGTGAACTTCGCGTTTACTCAGCCAATTCAAATGCGAGTGGATGAAATGCTTACCGGAGCGCGCGGCGATGTGGCTATCAAGATATTTGGTGATGATCCTGCTCAGTTAAACGAAGTGGCTAAAACCTTAGTTGAAACCGTTAGTAAAATTGAAGGGGCTGAAGATGTCTTTACCCCTAAAAATGAAGGGTTACGTTATTTGCAGTTAGATATTAACCGCGAAATGGCCGGTAAATTAGGTTTGAGTGTGAATGATGTGCAAACCATTTTAAGAACTCAAATTAACGGACTAGAAGCCGGTATTATTTATCAAGGGATTCGTCGTATTCCTTTGATGGTAAGAGCGCCGGAAGCCTATAAATCATCTAAACAAGAGATGTTACAGCAGCCAATTGCTTTAGATGATGGCACAACCGTTTTACTCAGTCAGTTAGTGAATGCGAATGAAGTTGAAGGGCCTGTTTCTATTCAGCGTGAACAGAGTAAGCGTTTTGCGGTAGTGGTCTCTAATGTAAAAGGTCGTGATTTAGTTGGGTTTGTAGAAGAGGCTAAACTTAAGGCGGCTGAGATGAAAATTCCAGCAGGTTACTACTTTGAGTGGGGTGGAAAGTTTGAAAATCAACAACGTGCTGCGGCTAAGTTAGCGATAGTTGTACCGATTGCTTTGATTCTAATTTTCATTATTTTGTTCAGTACATTTAAGTCGGTTTCACAAGCCACTATGATTTTGACTAACGTGCCTTTTGCCTTAATTGGTGGAATTAGCGCCCTGTGGATAACTGGTGAATATCTCTCTGTACCTGCTTCAGTAGGGTTCATTGCTCTGTTGGGTATTGCCGTGCTAAATGGCGTGGTCATGATCTCTTACTTTAACCAGTTAGCTGCAACAGGCCTGTCTATTACTGAAGTGGTGATGGAAGGCGCAATGCGCCGATTACGACCTGTACTAATGACGGCCAGCATTGCTGCATTAGGTTTGGTTCCCTTAGTGTTTGCTACGGGTCCTGGGTCTGAGATTCAACGACCTTTAGCGATTGTAGTGATTGGTGGATTGATTTCATCAACGCTATTAACGTTGCTGATTTTGCCGATATTCTATAGATTGTTTGGGCAGGGAACACAGCTAAACTATTTGAAGAAAGGGGGCTGA
- a CDS encoding DUF3240 family protein, with translation MTAVILKLVIDEGVFAAVSDSLLVFEKTPVEFNTLSIRSYSNEHQLEGIKEQVAGYLGKVQIEIRTTQEAYKDILSFLKAHHPKLESDYWVVPVLDSGKL, from the coding sequence ATGACAGCTGTTATTTTAAAACTTGTGATAGATGAAGGCGTCTTTGCAGCTGTATCAGATAGCCTATTAGTCTTTGAAAAAACACCAGTCGAATTTAATACCTTATCGATTCGTTCATATAGTAATGAGCATCAATTGGAAGGTATAAAAGAACAGGTTGCAGGGTATCTTGGAAAAGTTCAGATAGAAATTCGTACTACTCAGGAAGCTTATAAAGATATCTTGAGTTTTCTAAAAGCACACCATCCAAAGCTAGAGTCTGATTATTGGGTTGTACCCGTGCTTGATTCTGGAAAGTTGTGA
- a CDS encoding O-acetylhomoserine aminocarboxypropyltransferase/cysteine synthase family protein, which translates to MKLETIALHGGYSSEETTKSAAVPIYQTTSFTFDDAQHAADLFDLKVAGNIYSRIMNPTNAVLETRLAEMEGGVAALAVASGMSAITYTLQTIAETGDNFLSASELYGGTYNLFAHTLPRQGIEARFFNKDASNDEIAAKIDANTKAIYCETIGNPSGGVADVARLANLAHKHGIPLIVDSTVASPTLWRPIDDGADIVIHAATKYIGGHGTTIGGVIVDSGKFPWAENAERFPLLNTPDVSYHGVTYTEDFGAAAFIARCRVVPLRNMGAALSAQSGFQLLMGLETLALRMERICENTQKVAEWLENHELVSWVNYAGLPSHKDYALAQKYMKGKASGILSFGLKSGRDGTIKFYDALQLVLRLVNIGDCKSLASIPAETTHRQLNDEELKSAGVTPEMVRLSIGIEHIDDILEDLEQALKSSV; encoded by the coding sequence ATGAAACTTGAAACCATTGCGCTACATGGTGGCTATTCATCTGAAGAAACAACTAAGTCAGCGGCCGTACCGATTTACCAAACAACCTCTTTTACATTTGATGATGCTCAACATGCTGCCGATTTATTCGATTTAAAAGTAGCGGGTAATATTTATTCTCGAATCATGAATCCGACTAACGCTGTGCTTGAAACTCGTCTGGCTGAAATGGAAGGAGGGGTTGCCGCCTTAGCGGTTGCTTCTGGCATGTCTGCAATTACTTATACACTGCAAACCATTGCCGAAACTGGCGACAACTTTTTAAGTGCCAGTGAGCTTTATGGTGGAACCTACAATTTATTTGCTCACACACTACCTCGCCAAGGAATTGAAGCACGCTTCTTTAATAAAGATGCTAGTAATGATGAAATAGCCGCAAAAATTGATGCTAATACCAAAGCTATTTACTGTGAAACCATTGGTAATCCATCTGGCGGCGTTGCTGATGTCGCACGTTTGGCCAATCTTGCTCACAAGCATGGCATCCCTTTAATTGTAGATAGTACGGTTGCATCACCTACTTTATGGCGCCCTATTGATGATGGCGCGGATATTGTGATTCATGCAGCCACTAAATACATTGGTGGGCACGGCACAACCATTGGTGGTGTCATTGTTGACTCGGGTAAATTTCCTTGGGCTGAAAATGCGGAACGCTTTCCTTTACTGAATACACCTGATGTTTCTTATCATGGTGTTACCTATACCGAAGACTTTGGCGCGGCAGCCTTTATTGCACGTTGCCGAGTTGTACCTTTGCGTAATATGGGTGCGGCATTATCTGCACAAAGTGGCTTTCAGTTATTAATGGGCTTAGAGACATTGGCTTTACGTATGGAACGTATTTGTGAAAACACTCAAAAAGTAGCTGAATGGTTAGAAAACCATGAATTGGTCTCTTGGGTAAACTATGCAGGTCTGCCAAGTCATAAAGATTATGCGCTTGCGCAAAAATATATGAAAGGTAAAGCCTCTGGCATTTTAAGTTTTGGTTTGAAATCTGGACGAGATGGAACCATTAAGTTCTATGATGCGCTTCAACTTGTTTTACGTTTAGTTAACATTGGTGATTGCAAATCTTTGGCCAGTATTCCAGCAGAAACAACCCACCGTCAGTTAAATGATGAAGAGTTAAAGTCAGCTGGCGTAACACCTGAGATGGTGAGACTATCGATTGGTATTGAACATATTGATGATATTTTAGAAGACTTAGAACAAGCTTTAAAATCTTCTGTTTAA
- the bioD gene encoding dethiobiotin synthase: MNESLNKTTRPGNSPGGFFITGTDTDVGKTYVAGCIAHTLIQKGYQVIPRKPIASGCIKQADGSLLSEDALFLQQSCQSNESLQTICPYQYEPPISPQTAIERAGLVISTQDLLTACQASSQLEEGDFLLVEGAGGFYSPICSDGLNKDLAQALGLPVILVVKNQLGCINHTLLSLAAIEQAGLKAHSIILNFSNETNHAQGLENWTNLPVHKVQHEESLTLQTIRDFQL, from the coding sequence ATGAATGAATCGTTAAATAAAACCACCAGGCCTGGTAATTCGCCTGGTGGTTTTTTTATTACAGGCACCGACACCGATGTAGGAAAAACCTACGTTGCAGGCTGCATTGCTCATACGTTGATTCAAAAAGGCTACCAGGTCATACCCCGTAAGCCCATTGCTTCAGGCTGTATAAAGCAAGCCGATGGTAGCTTACTGAGTGAGGACGCCTTGTTTTTACAGCAGTCCTGTCAGTCAAATGAATCTTTACAAACCATTTGTCCTTATCAATATGAACCGCCTATCTCACCGCAAACAGCGATAGAACGAGCAGGCCTGGTAATATCCACCCAAGACTTGCTTACTGCATGCCAAGCAAGCTCTCAACTGGAAGAAGGTGACTTCCTTCTTGTTGAAGGTGCAGGCGGGTTTTATTCCCCTATCTGTTCAGATGGATTAAATAAAGACTTAGCTCAAGCACTTGGACTGCCTGTTATCTTAGTGGTTAAAAACCAGTTAGGCTGTATAAACCATACCCTACTTAGTCTTGCGGCCATAGAACAAGCGGGGTTAAAGGCGCATTCAATTATCTTAAACTTTAGCAACGAAACAAATCACGCCCAAGGGCTAGAAAACTGGACAAACCTTCCTGTACATAAAGTTCAACATGAAGAGTCTCTTACGTTGCAAACCATCCGTGACTTTCAACTTTAA
- a CDS encoding phosphoribosylaminoimidazolesuccinocarboxamide synthase — translation MQPLYESSLISLPLIGKGKVRDIYDIDDNHMLIVTTDRISAYDAILPTPIPGKGRILTDTAQFWMKKMRDIVPNQLAEDMSLADYLTADELKQLDGRGMVVKKLKPLPVEAIVRGYLVGSGWKEYKKKQSVCGIALPEGLKQASQLPEPLFTPSTKAEQGDHDENISFEQLVEIMGEEKSNKVRELSIQLYKAAAEFALERGIIIADTKFEFGEDDQGTIYLIDEALTPDSSRFWPASSYEVGSNPPSFDKQYIRDYLDSLDWDKNPKTAPELPEEVVCKTFEKYQEAQARLTENL, via the coding sequence ATGCAACCGCTTTACGAATCCAGCCTAATCAGCCTACCACTTATTGGTAAAGGTAAAGTCCGTGACATCTATGATATTGATGATAATCACATGTTAATTGTCACAACCGATAGAATTTCAGCCTACGACGCTATTTTGCCAACACCTATTCCAGGAAAAGGCCGAATTCTGACAGATACTGCTCAGTTTTGGATGAAGAAGATGCGAGACATCGTACCTAATCAGTTAGCAGAAGATATGAGTTTAGCTGACTATCTTACTGCTGACGAATTAAAACAGCTTGATGGCCGTGGTATGGTTGTAAAAAAATTAAAACCACTTCCTGTTGAAGCCATTGTTCGCGGTTACTTAGTCGGTTCTGGTTGGAAAGAATATAAAAAGAAGCAGAGTGTTTGTGGTATTGCTCTACCAGAAGGTCTAAAACAAGCCTCTCAGCTACCTGAGCCTCTATTCACCCCCTCTACCAAAGCCGAGCAAGGCGATCATGATGAAAACATCAGCTTTGAACAGTTAGTCGAAATCATGGGTGAAGAAAAATCAAACAAAGTGCGCGAGCTAAGTATTCAACTTTATAAAGCGGCAGCTGAGTTTGCCCTTGAAAGAGGGATTATTATCGCCGACACTAAGTTTGAATTTGGTGAAGACGATCAAGGCACTATCTATCTTATTGATGAAGCGCTCACTCCAGATAGTTCACGTTTCTGGCCAGCATCTAGCTATGAAGTTGGAAGCAACCCTCCAAGCTTCGACAAACAGTACATCCGTGATTACCTAGACAGTTTGGACTGGGACAAAAATCCAAAAACAGCTCCAGAACTTCCTGAAGAAGTGGTCTGCAAAACATTTGAAAAGTATCAAGAAGCGCAAGCTCGTTTAACTGAAAACCTATAA
- a CDS encoding phosphate-starvation-inducible protein PsiE, translating to MAVEEKVESNEVIRPDVAQTAQSKFNEAAEENFKKGIHLIEFIGLVVIAIATVFAGFDAVMIMFENGEVHLGDLLLLFLYLEVLAMVAIYLDSGKLPVRLPMYIAIVALARYLILEMKDLTEWQMIAVAATITLITLSTLILRYGTTKYPYPANQNRRKSKQKT from the coding sequence ATGGCAGTTGAAGAGAAAGTCGAAAGTAATGAAGTCATCCGCCCAGATGTAGCTCAAACAGCGCAATCAAAATTTAATGAGGCTGCTGAAGAAAATTTCAAAAAAGGTATTCACCTAATTGAGTTCATTGGCTTAGTCGTCATTGCAATTGCCACCGTTTTTGCTGGCTTTGATGCCGTAATGATCATGTTTGAAAACGGCGAAGTACACCTTGGTGATTTACTATTATTATTCCTCTATCTAGAAGTATTAGCAATGGTCGCCATCTATCTAGATTCAGGAAAATTGCCAGTCAGATTACCAATGTATATCGCTATCGTCGCGCTGGCACGATATCTAATTTTAGAAATGAAAGACTTAACAGAGTGGCAGATGATAGCTGTTGCCGCGACAATTACTTTAATTACGCTGTCTACTTTGATTTTGCGCTACGGAACGACAAAATATCCGTATCCAGCAAACCAGAACCGACGAAAATCTAAACAGAAAACATAG